A genome region from Micromonospora peucetia includes the following:
- a CDS encoding M1 family metallopeptidase, whose protein sequence is MTLSRRMLCAGTGLLLAGTLGLAGCGSAEESAPSPSPATAAPDTPRQFLLGAAGAGDSYFPTYGNGGYDVSRYTVKVRYDPAKDRLTGTTTVQAAATTDLSAFNLDLVGLTVRSVTVDGAPAKHGRKGDELVVTPARGLIAGNGFVAEIAYEGEPEPLSDETLGVGGFLHTDEGAIALGQPQSASTWFPVNDHPSDKATYDFEITVPKGLTAVSNGVPAGKNTAGGWTTWKWAERSPMASYLSTVVIGKFRITEGEHKGRPVFHAVTTDLPQGAADRSIAGTVEVADYLESVFGPYPFGAYGGVVISDSRIRYALETQSRPVYSANFFSGGENTGVVAHELAHQWFGNSVSLARWQDIWLNEGLATYAEWLWAEHDGGRTAQQAFDARYTGSSGQVWRTPPGEPGAANLFSESVYQRGGMTVHALRVAVGDKAFFEILKTWAAQKRDANATTAEFVALAERVSGEQLDDLFQAWLHGTQRPGRPERR, encoded by the coding sequence ATGACGCTCTCGCGGCGGATGCTGTGCGCGGGCACCGGCCTGCTGCTGGCCGGCACGCTCGGGCTGGCCGGATGCGGGTCGGCCGAGGAGTCGGCCCCGAGCCCGTCCCCGGCCACCGCCGCGCCGGACACGCCGCGGCAGTTCCTCCTGGGGGCGGCCGGCGCCGGTGACTCCTACTTCCCGACCTACGGCAACGGCGGGTACGACGTCAGCCGCTACACCGTCAAGGTGCGGTACGACCCGGCGAAGGACCGGCTCACCGGCACCACGACCGTGCAGGCGGCGGCGACCACCGACCTGTCCGCGTTCAACCTGGACCTGGTCGGGCTGACCGTGCGGTCCGTGACGGTGGACGGGGCCCCGGCGAAGCACGGCCGCAAGGGTGACGAGTTGGTGGTGACGCCAGCCCGCGGCCTGATCGCGGGCAACGGCTTCGTCGCCGAGATCGCGTACGAGGGCGAGCCGGAGCCACTGTCCGACGAGACACTCGGCGTCGGGGGCTTCCTGCACACCGACGAGGGGGCGATCGCGCTCGGCCAGCCCCAGTCGGCGAGCACCTGGTTCCCGGTAAACGACCACCCCTCGGACAAGGCCACCTACGACTTCGAGATCACCGTGCCGAAGGGGCTGACGGCGGTCAGCAACGGGGTGCCGGCGGGGAAGAACACGGCCGGCGGCTGGACCACCTGGAAGTGGGCCGAGCGCAGCCCGATGGCGAGCTACCTGAGCACCGTGGTGATCGGGAAGTTCCGGATCACCGAGGGCGAGCACAAGGGACGGCCGGTGTTCCACGCGGTCACCACCGACCTGCCGCAGGGCGCGGCGGACCGGTCGATCGCCGGCACGGTCGAGGTGGCCGACTACCTGGAGAGCGTCTTCGGGCCGTATCCGTTCGGGGCGTACGGGGGCGTGGTGATCTCCGACTCCCGGATCCGGTACGCCCTGGAGACGCAGAGCCGCCCGGTCTACTCCGCGAACTTCTTCTCCGGCGGCGAGAACACCGGCGTGGTCGCCCACGAGCTGGCGCACCAGTGGTTCGGCAACAGCGTCTCGCTGGCGAGGTGGCAGGACATCTGGCTCAACGAGGGCCTGGCCACGTACGCCGAGTGGCTCTGGGCCGAGCACGACGGCGGGCGTACCGCCCAGCAGGCGTTCGACGCCCGTTACACCGGCTCGTCCGGTCAGGTGTGGCGGACGCCCCCGGGTGAGCCGGGGGCGGCGAACCTGTTCAGCGAGTCGGTCTACCAGCGCGGCGGGATGACCGTGCACGCGCTGCGGGTGGCCGTCGGCGACAAGGCGTTCTTCGAGATCCTGAAGACCTGGGCGGCGCAGAAGCGCGACGCCAACGCGACCACCGCCGAGTTCGTCGCGCTGGCCGAGCGGGTCTCGGGTGAGCAGCTCGACGACCTGTTCCAGGCGTGGTTGCACGGCACCCAGCGTCCCGGCCGTCCCGAGCGCCGGTGA
- a CDS encoding CDP-alcohol phosphatidyltransferase family protein produces MRRSSTLARQVLLVRVGRRDGDLHGTGDLALPEHRYADRPRRRYGLTRVERAEVASVIPVSPAVGPTTPVDDESAMSIPLLPGERTVARRMKFAVVNACTLSSLMLGMLAIFLAMQGEVRIAALCLIACVIFDGLDGALARRFGVASPFGAQMDSLADMCSFGLAAPVVVYASLAGSVSTPAAAVACALVAACAAIRLARFNVSPKDGRFFCGVPTTMAAAVLALTVAIGLPVPGIVQVAGVALLAFAMVSSFPYAKLARLVKLPPWLWLAPVIGALVDIRLTFALIVVGYLVSGPVLWLRQRRTA; encoded by the coding sequence TTGCGCCGCAGCAGCACGCTCGCCCGACAGGTGCTGCTGGTCCGGGTCGGTCGCCGCGACGGTGACCTGCACGGAACCGGAGACCTCGCACTGCCCGAGCACCGCTACGCCGACCGGCCGCGCCGCCGCTACGGGCTGACCCGGGTCGAGCGCGCCGAGGTCGCCTCGGTCATCCCGGTCAGCCCCGCCGTCGGCCCCACGACCCCGGTCGACGACGAGTCGGCGATGTCGATCCCGCTGCTCCCCGGCGAGCGGACCGTCGCCCGCCGGATGAAGTTCGCGGTGGTCAACGCCTGCACGCTCAGCAGCCTGATGCTCGGCATGCTGGCGATCTTCCTGGCCATGCAGGGCGAGGTGCGGATCGCCGCGCTCTGCCTGATCGCCTGCGTCATCTTCGACGGCCTCGACGGGGCGCTCGCCCGCAGGTTCGGCGTGGCCAGCCCGTTCGGCGCACAGATGGACTCGCTGGCCGACATGTGCTCGTTCGGGCTCGCCGCCCCCGTGGTGGTCTACGCCTCGCTGGCCGGCTCGGTCTCCACACCGGCCGCCGCGGTGGCCTGTGCCCTCGTCGCGGCGTGCGCGGCGATCCGGCTGGCCCGGTTCAACGTCTCGCCGAAGGACGGCAGGTTCTTCTGCGGCGTACCCACCACGATGGCGGCCGCCGTGCTCGCCCTGACCGTCGCCATCGGGCTGCCCGTGCCGGGCATCGTCCAGGTCGCCGGCGTGGCGCTGCTCGCCTTCGCCATGGTCTCCAGCTTCCCCTACGCGAAGCTCGCCCGACTGGTGAAGCTGCCGCCGTGGCTGTGGCTGGCCCCGGTGATCGGCGCACTGGTCGACATCCGGCTCACCTTCGCCCTGATCGTGGTCGGCTACCTGGTCAGCGGCCCGGTGCTCTGGCTGCGTCAGCGCCGCACCGCCTGA
- a CDS encoding NUDIX hydrolase codes for MTTMLEPLRRIAAYAVCADSVGRVLLVRASERSGTPGTWSLPGGAVDHGEDPHHTVVRETAAETGLSVTVAGLHDVLADMRALPERGITIHTDRLVYQVSLRGGTLADRVDRPTDLARWFTPTEARELPLRSFTAWALGLPASSADIVPDEAPDFPSFYAVPGPDGLHRAQRFAAYAVVTDPDDRVLLTRVSDGYPGAGCWHLPGGGTDYGEQPGAALIRELVEETGQTGRLVELLGVASHRDAASLGPEGYPIDWHGVRAFYRVVVDKPAPPTVADVGGSTCEARWFAREELGALPTDRLTEVTAEAVQAARLA; via the coding sequence GTGACCACCATGCTGGAGCCGCTCCGCAGAATCGCGGCATACGCAGTTTGTGCTGATTCAGTCGGCCGGGTGTTGCTGGTTCGCGCATCGGAGCGCTCCGGCACCCCCGGCACGTGGTCGCTGCCCGGTGGGGCGGTCGACCACGGTGAGGACCCACACCACACCGTCGTACGGGAGACCGCCGCCGAGACCGGCCTCTCCGTCACCGTCGCCGGCCTGCACGACGTGCTCGCCGACATGCGGGCACTGCCGGAGCGGGGCATCACCATCCACACCGACCGGCTGGTCTACCAGGTCTCGCTCCGGGGCGGGACGCTCGCCGACCGGGTCGACCGGCCGACCGACCTGGCCCGCTGGTTCACCCCGACGGAGGCCCGCGAGCTGCCGCTGCGGTCGTTCACCGCGTGGGCCCTGGGCCTGCCCGCCTCGTCCGCCGACATCGTTCCGGACGAGGCGCCGGATTTCCCGTCGTTCTACGCGGTGCCGGGCCCCGACGGGCTGCACCGGGCCCAGCGCTTCGCCGCGTATGCGGTGGTGACCGACCCGGACGACCGGGTGCTGCTGACCCGGGTCTCCGACGGCTACCCGGGGGCGGGCTGCTGGCACCTGCCGGGCGGTGGCACGGACTACGGCGAGCAGCCCGGCGCGGCCCTGATCCGAGAGCTGGTCGAGGAGACCGGACAGACCGGCCGCCTCGTCGAGCTGCTCGGCGTGGCCAGCCACCGCGACGCCGCCTCCCTCGGCCCGGAGGGCTATCCGATCGACTGGCACGGCGTCCGTGCCTTCTACCGGGTCGTGGTCGACAAGCCGGCCCCGCCCACCGTCGCCGATGTCGGCGGCTCCACCTGTGAGGCCCGCTGGTTCGCCCGCGAGGAACTGGGTGCCCTTCCCACCGACCGCCTGACCGAGGTGACGGCGGAAGCCGTCCAGGCCGCCCGCCTCGCCTGA
- a CDS encoding NUDIX hydrolase, whose translation MEQRRRVGAYGVCRGPGGRVLLARGSASGPFPGVWQLPGGGLEHAEHPAHAVVREFAEETGLAVEVTGLRAVLADVTTFRDAGVAVHTDRLVFDITTRGGEPRPEPAGGSDGLAWFTTAEAATVPLMPFTADLLGLPVSPLPPDLPRSPVAGPASTPPADRRQRFGAYGLVIDPAGRVLLTMIADGYPGAGRWHLPGGGTDHGEQPVAALLRELVEESGQLGRMVELIGVESLHNPAALGPEGRPIDWHGIQAVYRVAVDVPTEARVTELAGGSTARAAWFAPEQLAGLPLTEIASFALAAGPTGDRP comes from the coding sequence TTGGAGCAACGGCGGCGGGTCGGGGCGTACGGGGTGTGTCGGGGCCCGGGCGGGCGGGTGTTGTTGGCCCGGGGCTCTGCCTCGGGTCCGTTTCCGGGGGTCTGGCAGCTTCCCGGGGGCGGGCTGGAGCACGCCGAGCATCCGGCGCACGCGGTGGTCCGCGAGTTCGCCGAGGAGACCGGCCTCGCCGTGGAGGTGACCGGGCTGCGGGCCGTGCTCGCCGACGTGACGACCTTCCGTGACGCCGGCGTCGCCGTGCACACCGACCGTCTGGTGTTCGACATCACCACGCGGGGCGGGGAACCGCGGCCGGAGCCGGCCGGCGGCAGCGACGGGCTGGCCTGGTTCACCACCGCCGAGGCGGCGACAGTGCCGCTGATGCCGTTCACCGCCGACCTGCTCGGCCTGCCCGTCTCGCCCCTGCCGCCGGATCTGCCCCGATCCCCGGTGGCCGGGCCGGCCAGCACGCCCCCGGCCGACCGGCGACAGCGCTTCGGGGCGTACGGGCTGGTCATCGACCCCGCCGGCCGGGTGCTGCTCACCATGATCGCGGACGGCTACCCGGGCGCGGGCCGGTGGCACCTGCCCGGCGGCGGGACCGACCACGGGGAGCAACCGGTCGCCGCGCTGCTGCGCGAACTGGTCGAGGAGTCCGGCCAGCTCGGCCGGATGGTCGAGCTGATCGGCGTCGAAAGCCTGCACAATCCGGCAGCGCTGGGCCCGGAGGGGCGCCCGATCGACTGGCACGGCATCCAGGCGGTCTACCGGGTGGCGGTCGACGTGCCGACCGAGGCGCGGGTGACGGAGCTGGCTGGCGGCTCCACCGCCCGGGCGGCCTGGTTCGCGCCTGAGCAGCTCGCCGGGCTGCCGCTCACCGAGATCGCCTCGTTCGCGTTGGCCGCCGGCCCCACAGGCGATCGTCCGTGA
- a CDS encoding phosphatidylserine decarboxylase, with product MTQSPAVRTFGRSGPVRIGERAARTLVSELARINDPKAALLVGATPESAVLAAAIEALLPGDTLTLVPADSTSSAALREHVTAQGRWVADRVRVVDTLAEAEPAAVVVAGEPLTGTADETRAAVEGLTKYLADGAVLSVATTATPGRTAGAAAELDRQGALYGVGVDLVLRNTPPLRVYRLRYTPADAASAARLAPAYRPSSVPLTRGMHIDSNGVAAAGIALGLAAVARATRPKSKLWLLPALAAAPVAAFFRDPERDVPEDPSAVVASADGRVLSVQRLHDERFGEGEWLRIAVFLSVLDVHVNRAPVAGKVVDYFVADGGFANAMKPAAEHNVAAYTVLDTARGTVVVAQRTGLIARRIVQRAPIGALLARGERFGLIRFGSRTDVYLPADAAEPLVGPGDKVVGGASVIARWR from the coding sequence ATGACGCAGTCCCCCGCCGTGCGCACCTTCGGCCGGTCCGGTCCGGTCCGCATCGGCGAGCGAGCCGCCCGTACCCTCGTCTCCGAACTCGCCCGGATCAACGACCCGAAGGCCGCGCTGCTGGTCGGCGCGACGCCCGAGTCCGCGGTGCTGGCCGCGGCGATCGAGGCGCTGCTGCCCGGCGACACCCTGACCCTGGTGCCCGCCGACTCGACCTCCTCGGCGGCCCTCCGGGAGCACGTCACCGCCCAGGGCCGCTGGGTGGCCGACCGGGTCCGCGTGGTCGACACCCTCGCCGAGGCCGAGCCCGCCGCCGTGGTCGTCGCCGGGGAGCCGCTCACCGGCACGGCCGACGAGACCCGCGCCGCCGTCGAGGGCCTGACGAAGTACCTCGCCGACGGCGCGGTGCTGAGCGTGGCCACGACCGCCACGCCGGGGCGTACCGCGGGCGCTGCCGCCGAGTTGGACCGGCAGGGCGCGCTGTACGGCGTCGGCGTCGACCTGGTGCTGCGCAACACGCCGCCGCTGCGGGTGTACCGGCTGCGCTACACCCCGGCCGACGCCGCCTCGGCGGCCCGGCTGGCCCCGGCGTACCGCCCGTCCAGCGTCCCGCTGACCCGCGGCATGCACATCGACTCCAACGGGGTGGCGGCGGCCGGCATCGCGCTGGGCCTGGCCGCGGTGGCTCGGGCGACCCGGCCGAAGTCGAAGCTCTGGCTGCTCCCGGCCCTGGCCGCGGCCCCGGTGGCCGCCTTCTTCCGGGACCCGGAGCGCGACGTGCCGGAGGACCCGTCGGCAGTGGTCGCCTCGGCCGACGGGCGGGTGCTGTCCGTGCAGCGGCTGCACGACGAGCGCTTCGGCGAGGGCGAGTGGCTGCGGATCGCGGTCTTCCTGTCGGTGCTGGACGTGCACGTCAACCGTGCCCCGGTGGCCGGCAAGGTGGTCGACTACTTCGTCGCCGACGGCGGCTTCGCCAACGCGATGAAGCCGGCGGCGGAGCACAACGTGGCCGCGTACACGGTGTTGGACACCGCACGCGGGACGGTGGTCGTGGCGCAGCGAACCGGCCTGATCGCCCGGCGGATCGTGCAGCGGGCGCCGATCGGCGCGCTGCTGGCCCGGGGTGAGCGCTTCGGCCTGATCCGGTTCGGCTCGCGTACCGACGTCTACCTGCCGGCCGACGCCGCGGAGCCGCTGGTCGGCCCCGGGGACAAGGTCGTCGGGGGCGCGAGCGTCATCGCCCGCTGGCGCTGA
- a CDS encoding FAD-dependent oxidoreductase codes for MRYDVLVIGSGFGGSVTALRLAEKGYSVGVLEAGRRFADDEFPQTSWRLRRFLWAPRLGCYGLQRLTLLRPADRKAGGGVLVLSGAGVGGGSLVYANTLYEPLDAFYTDPQWRDVTDWRDELARHYDQAKRMLGVTTYPVVTRADRAMRVVADRMGVGHTHHATPVGVFIGRPGQHAADPYFGGAGPERTGCTHCGACMTGCRHGAKNTLVKNYLWLAERLGARVHPLTTVTAVRPVDGGGYAVHTVRTGAWLRGRRQVIHADQVVFAAGALGTQRLLHTMRAQGALPDLSPRLGELTRTNSEAILGASVPRRRARADGLDFTEGVAITSSFHPDPQTHVEPVRYGRGSNAMGLLQSLLVDGGPRRVRRWLGSLLRQPATAARLLSVRGWSERTVIALVMQSADNSLTTRLRRGPFGRHLVSGPGHGTPNPTWIPAGNRAVRLLAEEIGGTPGGALTEPFDVPVTAHILGGAVIGGTPADGVIDPWHRVYGHPGLHVVDGAAVSANLGVNPSLTITAQAERAMSFWPNKGEQDPRPPLGAPYRRLTPTPPHHPAVPPDAPAALRP; via the coding sequence ATGCGGTACGACGTGCTCGTCATCGGGTCCGGCTTCGGCGGCAGCGTCACCGCGCTGCGGCTGGCCGAGAAGGGCTACTCGGTGGGGGTGCTGGAGGCCGGGCGGCGGTTCGCCGACGACGAGTTCCCGCAGACCTCCTGGCGGCTGCGGCGGTTCCTGTGGGCGCCCCGCCTCGGCTGCTACGGCCTCCAGCGGCTCACCCTGCTGCGGCCGGCCGACCGGAAGGCCGGCGGCGGGGTGCTGGTGCTCTCCGGCGCCGGGGTCGGCGGCGGTTCACTGGTCTACGCCAACACCCTCTACGAGCCGCTGGACGCCTTCTACACCGACCCGCAGTGGCGGGACGTCACCGACTGGCGCGACGAGCTGGCCCGCCACTACGACCAGGCGAAGCGGATGCTGGGCGTCACCACGTACCCGGTCGTCACCCGCGCGGACCGGGCGATGCGAGTGGTGGCCGACCGGATGGGGGTGGGGCACACCCACCACGCCACCCCGGTCGGCGTGTTCATCGGCCGGCCCGGCCAGCACGCCGCCGACCCCTACTTCGGTGGGGCCGGGCCGGAGCGTACCGGCTGCACGCACTGCGGCGCGTGCATGACGGGCTGCCGGCACGGCGCGAAGAACACCCTGGTCAAGAACTACCTCTGGCTGGCCGAGCGGCTCGGCGCGCGGGTGCACCCGCTGACCACGGTGACCGCCGTCCGCCCGGTCGACGGCGGCGGGTACGCGGTGCACACCGTGCGTACCGGGGCGTGGCTGCGCGGGCGGCGGCAGGTGATCCACGCCGACCAGGTGGTCTTCGCGGCCGGCGCGCTCGGCACCCAGCGGCTGCTGCACACGATGCGGGCCCAGGGGGCGTTGCCCGATCTCTCGCCCCGCCTCGGCGAGCTGACCCGGACCAACTCGGAGGCGATCCTCGGCGCCTCGGTGCCCCGCCGACGGGCCCGTGCCGACGGGCTCGACTTCACCGAGGGGGTGGCGATCACCAGCTCGTTCCACCCCGATCCGCAGACCCATGTCGAGCCGGTCCGCTACGGCCGGGGCTCGAACGCGATGGGGCTGCTCCAGTCGTTGCTGGTCGACGGCGGGCCGCGCCGGGTCCGGCGCTGGCTGGGTAGCCTGCTGCGGCAGCCGGCCACGGCGGCCCGGCTGCTGTCGGTCCGGGGCTGGTCGGAGCGGACGGTGATCGCCCTGGTCATGCAGTCGGCGGACAACTCGCTGACCACCCGGCTGCGGCGCGGCCCGTTCGGCCGGCACCTGGTTTCCGGGCCGGGGCACGGGACGCCCAACCCGACCTGGATCCCGGCGGGCAACCGGGCGGTCCGGCTGCTGGCCGAGGAGATCGGCGGTACGCCCGGCGGGGCGCTGACCGAGCCGTTCGACGTCCCGGTGACCGCGCACATCCTCGGCGGGGCGGTGATCGGCGGCACCCCGGCCGACGGCGTGATCGACCCGTGGCACCGGGTCTACGGCCACCCGGGGCTGCACGTGGTCGACGGCGCGGCGGTCTCGGCGAACCTCGGGGTGAACCCGTCGCTGACCATCACCGCCCAGGCGGAACGCGCGATGTCCTTCTGGCCCAACAAGGGCGAGCAGGACCCCCGCCCGCCCCTGGGTGCCCCGTACCGCCGCCTGACGCCGACCCCACCCCACCACCCCGCCGTCCCCCCTGACGCCCCAGCCGCCCTCCGCCCCTGA
- a CDS encoding LCP family protein — MSQRTGAPRPRWMLALAALAVVVLAAVGALVVTRLVGDDGPQRAIGPAGATRTPQASPTPSPTAPPGAGITGPLNLLLVGVDTRVSVPGWEPHGDAVLVLHVPKGLDRAYLFSLPRDLLVDIPAFPKADYRGGKTKLTHAMSYGSRVPGKPEQPSTAQGYELLRSTVSGYTGLRIDAGAVLTFNGFDKLVNALGGVDLYIDQRVVSLHRRPDGRHREPAPGGGGYVGPQMVYEKGERHLNGWQALDYARQRYITGGGYARQRHQQQLIKALVTKILDENLARQPERVQQVVDALGDTLVYAGGPRIVDIAYALGGLAPDRFVSVDLPGAGVGKGSAYRGEELTQTGRKFLTELRAGRADAYLAANPKLRLTR; from the coding sequence ATGAGTCAGCGGACAGGGGCGCCGCGCCCACGGTGGATGCTGGCGCTGGCCGCCCTCGCGGTCGTGGTCCTGGCGGCCGTGGGCGCCCTGGTGGTCACCCGGCTCGTCGGCGACGACGGGCCGCAGCGCGCCATCGGGCCGGCGGGCGCCACCCGGACGCCGCAGGCGAGTCCCACCCCGAGCCCGACCGCGCCGCCGGGCGCCGGCATCACCGGCCCGCTCAACCTGCTGCTCGTCGGGGTGGACACCCGGGTCAGCGTGCCGGGCTGGGAGCCGCACGGCGACGCCGTGCTGGTGCTGCACGTGCCGAAGGGCCTCGACCGGGCGTACCTCTTCTCCCTGCCCCGCGACCTGCTGGTCGACATCCCGGCCTTCCCGAAGGCCGACTACCGCGGCGGGAAGACCAAACTCACCCACGCGATGAGCTACGGCAGCCGGGTGCCCGGCAAGCCCGAGCAGCCGAGCACCGCCCAGGGGTACGAGCTGCTGCGCAGCACGGTCAGCGGCTACACCGGGCTGCGCATCGACGCCGGTGCGGTGCTCACCTTCAACGGCTTCGACAAGCTGGTGAACGCCCTCGGCGGGGTGGACCTCTACATCGACCAGCGGGTGGTCTCGCTGCACCGCCGCCCCGACGGCCGGCACCGGGAACCCGCGCCGGGCGGCGGGGGCTACGTCGGGCCGCAGATGGTGTACGAGAAGGGCGAGCGGCACCTCAACGGCTGGCAGGCGCTGGACTACGCCCGGCAGCGCTACATCACCGGCGGCGGATACGCCCGGCAGCGCCACCAGCAGCAGCTCATCAAGGCGCTGGTCACGAAGATCCTCGACGAGAACCTGGCCCGGCAGCCGGAGCGCGTGCAGCAGGTGGTCGACGCGCTCGGCGACACCCTGGTCTACGCGGGCGGGCCGCGCATCGTGGACATCGCGTACGCCCTCGGCGGGCTCGCGCCGGACCGGTTCGTGTCCGTCGACCTGCCCGGCGCGGGCGTGGGCAAAGGCAGCGCCTACCGGGGCGAGGAGCTCACGCAGACCGGCCGGAAGTTCCTCACCGAGCTGCGCGCCGGCCGGGCGGACGCCTACCTCGCCGCCAACCCGAAGCTGCGCCTCACCCGCTGA
- the guaA gene encoding glutamine-hydrolyzing GMP synthase translates to MSTPRPVLVVDFGAQYAQLIARRVREANVYSEVVPHSMPVAEMLAKDPAAIILSGGPSSVYAPGAPQIDAGMFSSGVPVFGICYGFQAMAQALGGTVAHTGNREYGGTPLRARPEAGVLLRDLPDDLPVWMSHGDCVTEAPAGFTVTAESAGAPVAAFEDVAGRRAGVQFHPEVGHTAHGQEMLRRFLHDIAGIEPTWTPENIIDEQVARIREQVGDKEVICGLSGGVDSAVAAALVHRAVGDQLTCVFVDHGLLRAGEAEQVEKDYVAATGIKLKVVDAQERFLDALAGVTDPEQKRKIIGREFIRVFEAAAREVAAHGDVEFLVQGTLYPDVVESGGGTGTANIKSHHNVGGLPEDLKFALVEPLRTLFKDEVRALGLQLGLPEAMVWRHPFPGPGLAIRIIGAVDRERLDLLRKADLIAREELSAAGLDRGVWQFPVVLLADVRSVGVQGDGRSYGHPVVLRPVSSEDAMTADWSRLPYEVIARISTRITNEVAEVNRVVLDVTSKPPGTIEWE, encoded by the coding sequence ATGAGCACGCCTCGCCCCGTCCTCGTGGTGGACTTCGGAGCCCAGTACGCCCAGCTCATCGCGCGCCGGGTGCGTGAGGCCAACGTCTACTCGGAGGTCGTGCCGCACTCGATGCCGGTCGCCGAGATGCTGGCGAAGGACCCGGCCGCGATCATCCTCTCCGGCGGTCCGTCCAGCGTTTACGCCCCGGGCGCCCCGCAGATCGACGCCGGCATGTTCTCCTCCGGGGTACCGGTCTTCGGCATCTGCTACGGCTTCCAGGCGATGGCCCAGGCGCTCGGCGGCACGGTGGCCCACACCGGCAACCGCGAGTACGGCGGCACCCCGTTGCGGGCCCGCCCGGAGGCCGGGGTGCTGCTCCGCGACCTGCCGGACGACCTGCCGGTCTGGATGAGCCACGGCGACTGCGTGACGGAGGCCCCGGCGGGCTTCACGGTCACCGCCGAGTCGGCTGGGGCGCCGGTCGCCGCGTTCGAGGACGTCGCCGGCCGCCGGGCCGGGGTGCAGTTCCACCCGGAGGTCGGGCACACCGCGCACGGCCAGGAGATGTTGCGCCGCTTCCTGCACGACATCGCTGGCATCGAGCCGACCTGGACGCCCGAGAACATCATCGACGAGCAGGTCGCCCGGATCCGCGAGCAGGTCGGCGACAAGGAGGTCATCTGCGGCCTCAGCGGCGGGGTCGACTCGGCCGTCGCCGCCGCGCTGGTACACCGGGCCGTCGGCGACCAGCTCACCTGCGTCTTCGTCGACCACGGCCTGCTGCGGGCCGGCGAGGCCGAGCAGGTGGAGAAGGACTACGTCGCCGCCACCGGCATCAAGCTCAAGGTGGTCGACGCGCAGGAGCGGTTCCTCGACGCGCTGGCCGGGGTGACCGACCCGGAGCAGAAGCGCAAGATCATCGGCCGGGAGTTCATCCGGGTCTTCGAGGCCGCCGCGCGGGAGGTCGCCGCCCACGGTGACGTCGAGTTCCTCGTCCAGGGCACCCTCTACCCGGACGTGGTGGAGTCCGGCGGCGGCACCGGCACGGCCAACATCAAGAGCCACCACAACGTCGGCGGCCTGCCGGAGGATCTGAAGTTCGCCCTGGTCGAGCCGCTGCGTACGCTGTTCAAGGACGAGGTCCGGGCGCTCGGCCTCCAGTTGGGCCTGCCCGAGGCGATGGTCTGGCGGCACCCGTTCCCGGGCCCGGGCCTGGCCATCCGGATCATCGGCGCGGTCGACCGGGAGCGGCTCGACCTGCTCCGCAAGGCCGACCTGATCGCCCGGGAGGAGTTGTCCGCCGCCGGCCTGGACCGGGGCGTCTGGCAGTTCCCGGTGGTGCTCCTGGCCGACGTGCGTAGCGTCGGGGTGCAGGGTGACGGCCGCAGCTACGGGCATCCCGTGGTGCTGCGGCCGGTCTCCAGCGAGGACGCGATGACCGCCGACTGGTCCCGGCTGCCCTACGAGGTGATCGCCCGGATCTCCACCCGGATCACCAACGAGGTCGCCGAGGTCAACCGGGTGGTGCTGGACGTGACGAGCAAGCCGCCGGGCACGATCGAGTGGGAGTGA
- a CDS encoding PspC domain-containing protein: protein MTYTAPPRPPYKQLCRPVTDRMIAGVASGLGRYFAVDPTLVRVVFAVAGLFTGGIALIAYPIMWFLMPEEPADAPAWPHPAQAASPAVPPTAGTRPAPPTYPPAG, encoded by the coding sequence ATGACCTACACCGCCCCTCCCCGGCCCCCGTACAAGCAGCTCTGTCGCCCCGTCACGGACCGGATGATCGCCGGCGTGGCCAGCGGCCTCGGCCGCTATTTCGCCGTCGACCCCACCCTGGTCCGGGTGGTCTTCGCGGTCGCCGGCCTGTTCACCGGCGGGATCGCGCTGATCGCGTACCCGATCATGTGGTTCCTGATGCCCGAGGAGCCGGCCGACGCGCCCGCCTGGCCGCATCCCGCGCAGGCCGCGTCGCCCGCCGTGCCGCCGACGGCCGGCACCCGGCCGGCACCGCCGACCTACCCGCCGGCGGGGTGA